The window GAATTATAGGATAACGACAAATTCTACTAAAGAGAGGATCATCTTTAGCATCCTCAGGGATAGGATCACCATATTGCTTGGGAACAGTGGCACATTTGATGTCAACAACATTAGGATATTTATCCGGAAAGAAAAAAGATTTCTTGATGAAAACGAAGGAATCCTTCCAATTCCTTACATCAGGAACGGAAGAAGCGAAACACATGGGAGTATCAGTAGCGCTACGCCTCTTTTTGCGACGCTTGGCAATAGTAACCCAATTCCCAGCGTCCCCGGTTTGAAAGAAACAGCGAAACAAGTCAACTAAAGGCTGACCGCCATAAGCTTTACACATATATTCAAAAGCCAAGATCTTTTTAACGGCAAGAGGGTGAACAATCGAAACATGGACTTTGAAGTAATCAAGAACACTAAGAAAGAATGATGAAATGGGAATCCTAAGGTTGCACTCTGTAAATGATTGAGTGTACATCCCAACGTAATCCGCCGAAAAATCTAGCATAAACTTACCAGATTCCGGCAAAATCATGTCGTCTCCTTTGAGACCTAGGGTTTTACAGAGGCGTTTTAAACGCTCGGGGGTCACGGTACTAGAAATCGATCGAAGCCATACTTTAGCCATAACAAAATAACAAAAAAGACGACAAGAGGGGAgcaatatctttttttttttttgaaatggaAAATATGATCAGACGATGAAGAATAgcaaaagaagaagaaaaggaaaatgaaagagAAAATCAAAAAATTAACCCTTTATTACCATAGAGCAGGAACCGTCCCATCAATTACAGAGTTACTTTGGTAACCGCACCTGCAAATTACCATTTTAACCAGCGGTCTTATTGAAACAAAAAGAATTAGCGAGGGCAGAAAGGTAAAACAGCACCCGGGTAATTAATTGCTTAGATCAGAAACATCAAATCAAGTAGTCAAGTGGCAGATTAAGTTTAATTCAACATAGCTTGGTTAAGAAGCTTCGTAAAATTAAACCGGGGGGCTTGATAGTGTATCTCCCCGCCAAGATACACGAAGCTACGTTAACGAAGGTATCACGCCTAGCAATGATAGATGACGTAAGGATGGATCACAAGAATACATATGTCGAATACAAATCATAGGGCGGGATACCCTTGAAATCAAATAATGGCGCTCAAAGGACAGAAGAAGAGTGCCACCAAACAAGAATCCCAATATTCAGAGTTGGTGCAAATCCGCTTCAGTGATACGAAGAAATAATAACGAAGGAACGTGTTGACGAAGGGATCACGGATACTAATGGACAAGGACCTCTCCTAAAGTCACGAGATCACCTAGACTGAAAGAGAGAAGTTAACGGGTTGACCAGGCTCGTTACCACTAACAGccaaatgacaaaagaggaatgCTGCAGGTTAGCTTTCTTGGACCAGCAGGGATCACAGTCAACCGAAGGGAAAGTCATCTTTGTCTCATCAGAGATTGCCTCGAAGACTGAATCCGCCTAGAAAACTAGTAACAAGGCCTACCACCTAACTCTATATAAAGGGGACATGATCCCTGGACAAGGCATTCACACTCAAGTCATAATCACTCATACACAAACACTCTCAATGAGTTACCttcgtatcttggtggcgtaaagtgCAATACCTTCgcactaccttcggggaatcgccaacaagcatACATCCATCATCATATCATCCATTTAGTGATCAGCTCTCAATACCCTTGTTCCACTAATAAGGTttgccaagaattgtacaaacaaGGAGCAACCACTTAATTGTCTTGAACAAAAATAATTATACTTTACAATTAATTCAAGTGAATTCATAAACTTAAAAAATGTAAGGGTAGTTCTAACGACGACATTTAAGAAACTGTAATTATAAAAACTTTAAaagtttttttgttttgttttatttttgttttaagAAAAATTCGGAAACGTCTTCGTGCCAAATACAATTCGATATCATCAATTAAAATTACGAGTAGCTTTGAAACGCAGTACCGGAGTAAAGAATGGTTTGGAGCCGCATTCGCGACCAATGGTGGAAGGTAATCAGAGGCGGATCCAAATGGTTAAGAAGGGGGGCggccgcccccggtggatttcgaaattttagtgcaaattttttcggtttttcgattttgtcccctgtggaattttttttttttgccccagagccttcatattttgccccaaaaccttcaaattttactcacaatgtaatttttttaatttttcatgAGCTAAAATTTTTCTACCTTAATGGGGCTctctaatttttttttacctaactagGCCTCTCTAAACAAAAATGTCACGTTCTGGCACTGTTCGCGACGGTTACAATGATGATCCGATTCCATATGCTTATACGTACTCTAAGTATGAAATGATAAACTGATCGAAATTGGCTGTCTTTAGAATAATGCGTAATGTCTCTTTATTATCGTCTTTTCATAAAAAGAAAAGAATGAGGATGATGATATAGTAATATTTTATAAGCGAAAAAATAGTCATTTTACCGTTATTTCACTCTTTACGGTGGGCCCCACCGCCAGATGTACAGTTGTACATCTCTTATTCGACCAATTGGATCCCACCATTGCTTCTTTACAGCTCAAAGTATTCTTGAACAACCATATTACACCGTTACGTGTGGACCACACGATACTTCTATATATTATCCACCAAAATTTTCAAATCACATACAGATACAGAATAATTCATATATTCAAACTTAATTAGTTACAACTTACAACTCGATATTGAAAAAATGGGGAGCTTTGAGAATCAAGTGAAAGAAAGAGCACAAGAGCTTAAACATATCTTCAAGAAAGGTGCAAAGATTGTTGGAGATAGTTGTAAAAAAGGTTGGCATAAGGTCAAACACTTTCGCAAGTGATGAATCATGTTCTTTGTTTGTTattaaaggttttttttttttaaattattttttatgTTTTTGTGGTTGTTATCTTTGTATCATCCATATGTTTTGGAATTTTGGATATGTATGTTCTGATATTGGTTCTTGGATTTTGTAATTTTACATGAAGATTTTGTTTGTTATGATGATAAAGTTTACCGATTTGGAAAGATACATCTTGAAGTATAGTGTTTGTGTTACTTTACAAGTTTTCGAGGTTCATAAGGTGTTTCCAAAAAGTTACGGAGTAATATAAACTTATTTCATAAACAGTTTATCTTATGAATTTCAAAGAACCTCTATATTCAAACCCAATGTACAAAATTAATAAAATATTCGAGTGTTTTTTTAAGAAAGTTATTTTAATTAAGAGATAGATAGAGTTTGTGAGAGAAGTAGATAGGCCCTACACGGCTACACCTATTTTTCAAATAACATTTCATTGTTATGGTAAATTGTTATGgtaaaaagaaaaatgaagaacCTCTGTATTAATATCCCTATGATATTAAGACTTAAGAGTAAAACACTCCTTCTCCTCATGGACTAGCTGTCACATTAGTGCTACATCAACACTTTTTTTTCAGCACTAACAAATAACTAAACACTAACAACAATGACATATTTCTTTAAATAAATTGGGACacactatattaattaattaattaaattttacaaTTAAAAAAACAAAATGTACCACATATATATTCCCTAGTCCACAAATATTTCACAAAAGGACTAAAAAGGGAACGAGAAGGAGAATTAAAGGTTGGGCGACCCCCTAGACTAACCGCTGCCATTGGTGTTCAGGAGGCTAAAGGCTGGACGACCCCCAAGTAGGAACCGTTGAGAGCAGCCCAACTCTCTCACCATTTTTAGTTGTTTGAATACAACAAAACGACATTTTTAACATCCAACTCACACAATCTAATCTATCTCTATTTACTATCCACCGTTTCTTGGGAGTTTCTTCAATTCAAACTGAATGTACAAAATTAGTAACAAAAttacgtcttttttttttttttttttttgttttgtttttgtttttgtttgagAAAGCTATTTTAATAGTAAGAAATAGATTTTGTGAGAGAAGTAGATAGGCCTACCTAATTTTCAAGTAACATTTCATTTGTTCTGGTAAAAGAAAAATGATGTGTAGGtagttttttaaaaaaattcgAAAGGCCCTTGTAGTTAACTTGTATATAAATGATCACTCTATTTTTTTAATCCAAGATCCTCCCTTGATTAACACTTGTTACGTTGATGATTCCTGTCATTAACGTCCGTTAATATTTTTCGTTAAATTAAAACGTGTGCTTCGCATATGAGGTTAATTATGTCAACTTACATATCTTGCTTTCAACCCAAATCAAAAACCTCAACTTTTGTTCATTTTTTCAAgaacaaaaacaaataaaaagtgTGATCCACAACTTAAACAAAGAAAACCTTAATGGATGAATGAGTGGAAGACCTGAAAACTACCTTTTATCTTTATGCACTAGATAGATCGAAAATGGAAGTCTAGTTATCTGTTGTGGTCAGGTTCGTCGGAATGTTAAACAAATTTCGAAAAACATATATATTCCGACAAGAAGATTCCGGCTAGCAGCCATGTATGGCCAACAACATCATCTAAACAAACTTTTGATTATTCAACTTCACTATATCCCCACTCTAGAAATTCATTCTGTAGCGGTAATCTCCGAAAACCGCAACAATAATAAATATTGCACAATTTCATAGCACTAATATTGTAGCAGTAACACCACCGAGGCATTGCCTGAGTGGTAAAAACTCTGAGTTAAATCTGAGTCCTAGTTGCGCAGGTTCAAATCTAAGGGAGGTTTTCTAAAAGATTTTATTGTGGTGAATAAAGGTGTATGCCCTTAGCCACTCCGTTTAATCCAAAGCACATCGGGTACCCAATGCGGCGAGGATGTGTGGAAAGTTTTCACGAACGTGTGTATGTGTGAAAAATGAGAATATTCGATTTCAAAATAACTATTAAAAAAATATTGTAGCAGTAATTTCCTTATTTTAACTGTAAAATAAGGaacataatttcatttatatttATTCCTTCTCatttatctttttattttttttaattaattagtcCAAATACTTATATAGACACAACTGTTTAATAATTATGTGAGCTTATTATTTCTCAAAAAATCAGTATTATAAATATGAATCATTTCAATCATTATCGTTTGTATGTACCATCGGATCTTTATGATCgcagtataaaaaaaaaaatatgaatcatTAATTGGGATCGTAATCatcgtataataataataataatagtaaatcagAATACAGATTTGACATTAGAAATTGCAAAACAGACACTCAAGGACTAAAATGAAATAGAGTCTACGTGCAGGGACTAAACAAACAACACCAAATTAAATATTCCCAACTCAACTGAGCTGCTAAAGCcctaaaaccctaattttcttaATATTCCCAAAATCCCCAAATTAAATCTCCTCGTTCTTCTTTCAACCCAATTTCTGTGTGCATAATCATGAAGATGATGTCATTCCTTCGATCGAATAACAAATTATCAATAAAAAGCTACATTACAATTTCTAGGGCTTTGTATTACTCAACAGAAGCAAAAATCATCAACGAAGCAAAACAAACAAGGCCAATTTCAAAGAAAAATGACAATTTGTACAGAAGGATATCACCAGTTGGTGATCCTAAGGCTTCAATGATACCGATACTTGAACAGTGGCAAAATGAAGGTAACACCATCAGATTTGATCAACTTGTTGACATTATTAAAAGCCTTCGTAAGTTCAATCGTTACACCCACGCTCTTCaggtatttttgattttttttttttttttaagttattaatTCCTATTAAATGTCCAAAAGTTCATATCTTGTTGCTGTTGAAGCTTTCATGTGTTGTTAGTGGCAAGTATGTTCGAGAAATTTATGACATAATTGTTTTGTAGACGAAGATATTAAGGATCTTGAATTGTTTGTAACTTGATCTTGAGGCGGAAAACTCTAAAGCAAGGATCAATCGAATAACGAGTCTTATCTAGGTTATTCGGTGGGTTTGGACGTAGGGAACGACTGGAACGAATAATGCACGGTTTAGGGCTAATGGAATGAGTAACCTCAGAGGcttaaacccgtatatatactgtcaccagacacagtcggtcgactgtgtggaCTCATTTGGTCGACTGTGTGGACTCATTCGGTCGAGTGAGTTGactcactcggtcgactgtgttttCAGTGTAACTATTGATATAAAACATTAACGCACACACATAACAATTCAATAGCCACAAGTTAAAAGTTATTACATGACCGAATGTAAAAAAATGATACGTAGAACTATGGATTATGCACCAACacgttttaggtttttttttttttttttttttttttttttttttttaataatttagtCAAGTTAAATCCCGAGTGTTTATGTGGTCTCTGTGATGTGCCTGCGAGTATGTGACCGGATCTTACTAGTGTTAGATTCTGATAATATTGTAAAATATGCAGACACCAAATGAACTATCCTTGTAAAATTTTCAGTTTAGTTTCTTGATTTGTGAGCTTATTGGAAATTAAAAAAATCATAGAAACTCCTATTAACATCTTCGACTTATGGTTAAGTGTCTCAAAAGCTGAGACTTATAAGCTTTGAAAAGTGAAGTTAATGGCTTTTCATCAAATTTTAGTAACCCTTTAGTACTTCATGCTTATATAATGTATATGAAGTATGAACTGAGCATGTGGAAACTAAGGGTACTATATTACCCAAGCCAATGCTTGAGCTTATGTGAACCTGTATGAGCCTGTAGTATAAATATTAGCAGATTTGTTAACATCCTATAAAAAATATGTTATAAAAGTTTTCATCTTCTCATTTTAATGGCAGCTTTCAGATTGGATGAACAACAACAAAAAGACCCAACTGTTAGGACCAGGACTCGTTGCAATTCATTTGGATTTAATATCAAAAGTTCAAGGAATAGAAGAAGCCGAAAAATACTTCAATACCATGCCAGATGACGTCAAGAATCTTCCCTTTTAAACTGTTACGCAACCACAAAATCAGTCGAGAAAGCAGAAGCTACTGCAGAGAAAATGAAGCAAATGGGAATTATGACAACACTTTCATACAACTCCATGCTTAACTTGTATAAAAAAATTGGAGATAATGAAAAGTTAGACAAAGTTTATCAAGAAATGATAGAAAGGGGTGTTCGTTGTGATAAACCAACTTTTTACATTCGATTAAGTGCCTACGCAGCTAATTCTGACCTTGAGAAAATGGAATCTGTTCTTAAAAATATGGAACAAAGTCCTACACTTAATGTCGATTGGAGTGCATACGTTATTGCATCGGGCGGGTACTTAAATTCCGGGTTATTAGATAAATCTTATGAAATGTTAAAATGGTCTGAAACTTTGATACATGGAAACTCAAAAGGTGTAGCTTGGGAGATTCTTATTCGAATGTATGCATCACTTGGTAAAAAAGATGATGTCATTCGTATATGGAATTTATACAAAACTTCATGGCGTAAAGTATACAACCGAGGTTATTCTGCTATGGTTAATGCGCTTGTGAAATTAGATGATATTGATGGAGCTGAAAAACTTATAGCTGAATGGGAATCGCAAAAATTGTCTTATGACTTTAGAATAGTTAATATGTTGATTAATGCTTATTGCACCAAGGGTAATTTGGTAAAAGCTGAAGCGTGTGTTGACCGAATTGTAGATATGGGGAAGCAAGTTCCTGCAAGTACTTGGTGTTTGTTTGTGACTGGTTATGTTAAAGAGAATGAAATGGATAAAGCGGTGGAAATGGTGAAAAAGTGTTTGGCTGCTGAGGAAAAACGGGGGTGCAGATTCAATCGGGATACTTTTAATGCGTGTGTTGAGTATATGGAAGAAAAGGGTGATTTGGAGATACTGGAAGAATTTAAGAAAGTTTTCGAAGGTAGGATTATTGTTGCAGAAACGTCTGATGAAACGGACGAGGGTTTTGAGGAAATTGAAGCGACTAATCATTGATTTAATGTAGCAGTATTTGTCAATGTTGTTTTCTATTTTATGTTATAGTTACATTTGCCTAGGATATGTTCTGTGTTAAGCAAATCTGAAATTAGTTCTGTTTGTAAATTGTTAACTTGATTATGATGTCTTTATGGTTTACAAAACTGGTTTGTAGGTGGCACTCAACTGAATGATTTTGCTTGGATGTGATTGAAAATTCAAATACTTATAAGCCATAATTAGAATCAAGCAACCGATTATGAATAAGGATTTTATACCTAGATGCATTGACAATCAAAATCACTAGATAGATGATTGTTAAATCTCTAATATAGGCCTAACATTGTATTTTTTGTATTATCTAGCAAATGTGCGTTGATACATTAGAAGATTATGATCGATAATAAGAAAGAATTATTAAGATTATATGAAGGATCCTTAATCCAATGCTTGTATCATATTTTTTTTGGTTTTCATGTTGTTCTTTTACAACACTAACGACAAAAATAAATTGTTTAAGGATAATCACTGGGTCTAAGATAAGAATGCCAAGGTTGCTACTACCATCTCTGAtttttatatagaatatataaataaatataaactttATATGAATTCATAAATACCAACTTACTTCAACTAGTCCACTATGCCAATACCAGCAAACGTGGGGCGAGGAATTTAAAATTTTTTGATCTTAAGGGTATAATTTTGAAGGCTGGCTAATATACAATTTTGTCGCATCTTATAAATAATAGATTAAATTAATTAATAACTTAAATGCGTTGAGGGGATACAATCCCCTTGTATCTCTAGTCACAAAAGAGGTCCACAAGTTATTAAGAGGGTTACGCTTTGAGTGCAAATAGTGAAGTCAATTGGGGGATTGATTGTTTAGTTTACACTCCGATAAATGTTCACACTGAATCGCGATATGGAATCAGAGAGTGTGGCTGAAACTATATCAAAATAACTAGTTAATATTTGCTACTTGCTAATCAAAAAATTTTAGACAGTCAACTGGTTATGCAGAATCGATTCTAGAAAATTAAACAATCCATAGAAATGTAAACAGAGACAGTTCTCGTTGTGATGTTGTCACATCACCTATTACTAGTAATAAAGCATGCTTTATGAGATGATAAATATCGTCCTAATTTTGTCAAAAGTGGTAGATTCATCACACTATATGCATGTTGTAGGTGTGATGGTGACTGGGCCCACAAGAACATCAATAATCGAACTTTATCGGTTGTACTTGTTGAATTCGTGACCTTTCGCAACTACCACAAACCAACAAATAAATAATTGCTTCAACAAGTCAATTTGGCACCATACGTTACATGCCTTATTAGGGATTTTATTTGGCAACTAGATAATTTATATTACCAAAACTCCAAATATGACAGCTATTGGCATGTTAGATCTTAGCCAAAAATAAAAATGTATCAGTCTAAAATGTCACATTCCTAAAAGctaatttttattttcttttggcAAAATAACGATAAAATTAAACGGATCCGAAGATCAACAAGTACAACCGATACAAAAGGAAACCAACCAAAGGCAAACAAGCGACAAAAAACTTAACCAAAAGCAAACGGTACCACCAACAGGGTAACACACTTTGCTCAATAACTGATAATGTCAAACACGCCAACATAGGAATCCTACTTACCGAATGCACTAAACAAAGAAAATAAAAAATTAGCAACGGTTAAGAGAACGCCAACAGCCACTAAAACAAGACAAAAAAACTAAACCACCTGGAACCGACGGAAAGGCCAACGGAAACTAGCCAGAGAAAACCGGCCCTTTCAAAACTAATGAATGTCATTTTGAGCATTAACTAGTGATGTATACTGAAACACACCCAACCAAATGAATGTCATTTTGAACATTAACGGGTGATGTTTGACAGGGTTCATAAAAAGGCAGCTACGTAATTTTCACTTCTTTTTTTAAAAAgagctttttatttaatttgtcttttaaaacatgtttataaaATGATTTTTTACCCCTTTTCTTAACTCTCTTTTTAATTATCGGGTGAGGGGGAGTTGGCACTCAAAGGGACGAATAGTACCTAGATGGTCATCCAATTGCACGAAATATGTCCATATAAACTAGAACCAAAGCTCATACTATATATATTACTACTATCTAGCATTTCATAAACTTTACAAATATACAAGTAAACCAAGAAAGAGTGTTCTTTAAAAAGTTTCAAAACAAAACAAGGCACAACATTACACAACAGAGTAAGAAAAAGCAAATACGACTTAACGATCGATCAGCCTGTATAGCCTGTCTTCTAGCACGTTGAGTACTCATCCCTGCTAAATTATATGAATTCGGGTATGCATATAAACTAGACTGTGAATTACCAAATATCTCGTACACAATTTCTCCAAGCATACCAGTCGTTGGGCTAATCATATTTGTCATACTCATACCCCTAATACTCGCCATAGCTATAGGCATTGATGCATGTTGATATGTGCGATGAATGGGTTGCTGAGTTGGCAGATTCTGCATACTACTTCTAGGACTCGAAGGCCTACGGGGGATCGTTATCCCAGTAATCAAAGATTTTTCTTCGGGTATAGTCTCGTTGGTTTGACCACGACCGTATAACGGGACTATACTTTTTAGAGAAATTTCACTTTTACAAACAGGACAATGTGTGTTTTTCTTATCTAGGTGTTCGAGTGTTGTTTTTTGATGGTGAAACCATTTGTAAATACAAGGCCAACAATAGAGGTGCCCACATAGTGTCACTACTGGATCATTTACATGATCTAGACAAATATTACAATCGAAATCACCCGAAGGACCATTATCGAATTCATCGACGGATTCGTTAGAGGATTTCCACTTGTTCTGAGAGACAACATCCTCTTTGTATACGTTGTTTACGGGTACCAAATCTTGAAGATGTTGATCCATGGGAATTTAATCTGGGTATGTGATTCTTGTTTCCTGACACATAATAAGAAACATCAATATCATTTTTTTTTGGGCGAAAAACGATAATATAAATAAACGGATCCGAGGATCAACAAGGTACAAAACAGATACAAAAGGATCCAGAAAACTAGCCTAGTCAACAAACAGATTAAACAAGTGAACTAGCAAACTAACCTAAACACAGCCCTATCTCTTGGATATACACTATTTTGATACATTATAATTACTATTCTGATTCTGATACATAATGCCAACCAACTTATAGATAGATATACACTAGtaaataaatgatatttatatttatattgtcaTGTGAAGGAGAAATATAGCAGTGGGGTACAAACTTTTAAAGAGGTAACTTTTATAGAAAAATCAGGATAATGTTACCACCCACTTTGATTTTTATAGTGTTGATCTAACTAATCAATGAGTAAGTACAACTTTTTGATAATTTTTTAACTTCAACCAACATCTGACATCTGATTACCTTTTATTTTTATCATGAATATATACATAATCCATAATATCCATTAACATTATACTCCGTATAAAACAATTTGGTGAGATCTTTACTCAAAATAAACACCAAACACAACAATGCACTAATCTGTTAATTCCTTATTTTGCACTTTATATATCAGTATTAAtctctatatctatctataatctACATAAACAATGAGTGAGTTAACAAgctctctctttttctttctttttttcttctttttctcctGTTGTATCAGAAAAATCCCTCAACATAAAAACAGAACTTCTAAAatcatatcattaatattaaaaatgtaTGTGAATATTAACAAATAACGTCTAATTCGGTACCAATTGTTTTATTTTCTCTACCAACATTCCTATCACCCAACAAACCCTTAAGAAACATCAAACTTGGTGAATATTTTGATTATTACGAAGCAAGTTTTTTTACCTCAAAGTTTTTTTACCTCAAATTTTGATTCCTGAAAAAGAAGTTTGCCTATTTTGTAATCAAACGTAATCAGGGGGTAAAATTACAAACGTAATTTGTCACCAACAGTTAATCGTGTATGTGTATTAACAAAATAAACAGAATTTAGGGTTTCGATTATATTATTTGCGTTTATGAATGAAATAAACACGACAAttaacataataaaatataaattacttATCAACATATAGATGGAGAAGTAAACTTACCGATGGTTTGGGGGATTTTGAAATTTTAGGAGGGCAATTGTTGAAATGGAAAATTGAACGTAGTAATAATTTGTTGATTTATAAGGAACAAAGTTACAAGGTAGCGTATGCGTGAGGAGATTGACAGATAAAGAAATGCTAATGCTTCCACTATATATAGACACCGCAAAGGCGCAaaatcataccccgtcctaattaaATAGTGAGTTTTTAgattaaactaattaattaatagttTCCAGATAAAATAATAAAGTAAAGTTAATTTAATCTTTACTTATGTAGTTTTCCTTAAATCgtgcatttttttttaaaaggactcattaaggtagttttctttgcttataaatatttattattattattattattattattattattattattattattattattattattattattattattattattattattattattattattattagttatggttattaggattagtattgtagttattattattattattattattattactagtattattagaaagtagtattattattaatattatcattagtattatgttataattatttgtattattaatattgacataagtattattattaatattacaattatcattaatataattatcataactattatcgtattaattattactaaaagtatcattacttttaatctatcattttattaaaactactattaatactatcattattattattagtaatattataattggtaaaataataattattattattatcatagttatcagtatcatgactattaatattattattaacatcataagaattattatttgtattatcacgagtattattattaagtaattactaaaatcaatatcataactatcatttacagcaaaattaatatttttataattttaattattgataccattattattatcaataataaaattattaacattattattttgttagtaatattaagtattataactacTATCATTTTTAcctatactaatattattttggtattatcataactactattattaacaaaacaaatgatatatatatatatatatatatatatatatatatatatatatatatatatatatatatacatatatttagtacatataacataacaaaaattatatttttatatacaaaatgaatatatgaaacatacatatattactaatatgaatatgatataactaataaattcacatataaataattgttcgatggcaaatacgtgtattaatatatatacaaataatataggttcatgaatccgaggtcaaccttgcacttgttcaatgacgtcatatgtatttttactacaaaatacagtatagtgagtttcatttgctccctttttaaatgctttttcaatatatattttgggactgagaatacatgcactatttttataactgttttacgaaatagacacaagtaattgaaactacattatatgattgaat of the Rutidosis leptorrhynchoides isolate AG116_Rl617_1_P2 chromosome 5, CSIRO_AGI_Rlap_v1, whole genome shotgun sequence genome contains:
- the LOC139850342 gene encoding E3 ubiquitin-protein ligase RMA1H1-like, producing MDQHLQDLVPVNNVYKEDVVSQNKWKSSNESVDEFDNGPSGDFDCNICLDHVNDPVVTLCGHLYCWPCIYKWFHHQKTTLEHLDKKNTHCPVCKSEISLKSIVPLYGRGQTNETIPEEKSLITGITIPRRPSSPRSSMQNLPTQQPIHRTYQHASMPIAMASIRGMSMTNMISPTTGMLGEIVYEIFGNSQSSLYAYPNSYNLAGMSTQRARRQAIQADRSLSRICFFLLCCVMLCLVLF